A stretch of DNA from Sebastes fasciatus isolate fSebFas1 chromosome 16, fSebFas1.pri, whole genome shotgun sequence:
tactgtaatgtaaaaaaaaaacactttattttcctcatactgtctgcctgaatatacatgtattcatgctctgtctgaaacgctccgttttttTCCCACCATGTGTtattaatgtataatatacCCAACATTATTTTGTTTATGAAGATCGTGCACCATTTCCTCTACGATCCTGAGACGAGGCTTGCTATTCGCCAAGATGCCGAGGAGGCTGCGTCCTTCCCCTTCCCTGGTGTCTTCCTGCGGGAGGACTTCATatctgaagaggaggagaaacagcTGATAAGCACGATGGACCAGGATGTGTGGAACGAGTCCCAGTCTGGTCGAAGGAAACAGGTTATACATGTCGTTTCTGAATAGCACCACAAGACCGTGGCTCAATTAtgtctgtttgtttactttgtATTTGGTTTTCAAGAGAACAAGGGCTTGAGGACACAAGTAGCTTGTTTGTTCGACACTGTTTCACAAACCTGACATACTGGCTTTGTTTGGTCAGTAATACCAGTAATACATGTAAAGTAATTTAGATTCCAGACTAACTTTTGTTGAGCAAAATTGTCTGCACTCCTCTGATCTTCATACCAGTTAACTCACACAAAAGCTGCACAATTTTGAATTTCCCATTCATAATACACTgatgaaataaacaaaactctTTTCTCATATCGTTGCAGGACTTTGGTCCAAAAGTTAACTTCAAGAGGAGGAAAGTGCGTTTTGGAGGATTCAGTGGACTTCCTGCTTTGAGCCAAAAACTAGTGCTGCGAATGCAACAAGAGCCAAGTCTAGCAGACTTTCAACCGGTTGAGCAGTGCAACCTGGACTACCATCCTCAGCGAGGCTCCGCCATCGACCCACATCTCGACGACGCCTGGCTGTGGGGGGAACGCCTGGTCACCATCAACATGCTATCAAACACTACGCTCACTATGTCCCTTGAACAGGGCCTACCAGAGCTGGGACTAGCAGAGGAAGTGCACGTAGCGGTGCGTCTTCCTCGCAGATCTTTAGTTGTGTTATACGGCGAGGCACGGCACAGATGGAAACACGCCATTCATAGGGACAACATTCAGGAGCGCAGAGTTTGCAGCACCTACAGAGAGCTGTCTGCAGAGTTCCTACCTGGAGGGCAGCAGACAGAGTTGGGAGCTCAGCTGTTGAACATTTCTTTGAGCTTCCAAGGAACTCCGATATGATGCAGAGGAAGACGGTACTACCAGACGGGTGGAGGTCCAGACTCCTCAAATGACATAAATTATCTATCAAATAGAATTATATAAATGTAGTTATTACATGACGTTTCTTCCAGAGATTCAGACCTATTGTCCTTCACAAAtgcagatgttgttgttgtttattacacagctttgatgaatactcgattctgattggtcaattacggcattctacggtctgttatgtctttatagcagaccgttgctatgtataacagaccgttgctatggacgcagttctgatgtcggactctgaaGGACCgaatttgtgtcaaattattgatttcttaagtaagtagccgtgtaataagcaggataatgtacagctagcgggtcattgttgtgaaataaaccccttcagagtTTGCCACATACAGAAAAATATCAAACATATTCTGTAATATgattacataaatatatacatacatatattctgAAGAAGAACTTGTGCTCGAAACGTCACTTATtaagatgtgccaataaattaaagggagctacagtgtgcggACCTTCTTCTACGTTTCTCTTTGTGGTCTTCTACCGGTCCAGCATCCTGAGGAGCAGTTGTTTTTGAATGTCTTAACAAGTTTTAATTGATTATAATGGTTGCTagccattcatttatttatccagTTCTTATCTAATTTATGAGGCTCAATACCGGCTGTCTTTGGAAGCTGTATTTTCTGCAGACCTCAATCTTTTTCAACTCTGTCTTTTAATAAAGAAACACACTTTGCCTCaccttgtgtttttatgtagaaTGTGTACTTTaaggctgtcccgaataccatttttttgctgctgaatgctgacagtgaccctgatgaagacctatgtTGATCACAACgcgttggtcattttaaacaattattgccatgtaaaataaaggcattttaactTTGGTATAgcatagtgcagttaaaatgtagggcttaaatataaacataagtaaatatgaaatagtgatgtaaatgtaattttgttgaagacagtatttcagatgagAAAACTGAATTTAATCAGGATGTAGTAAGAGGAGGTgtagacaggaatgtagtatgtaataatgagtatatatatatatatatttatgtatatatacacacatatatatgtatatatatacacacatatatatacagacgtggacaaaattgttggtacccttccgttaaagaaaaaaaaaaacacaatggtcactgaaataacttgaaactgacaaaagtaataataaatacaaatttactgaaaattaactaatgaaaatcagacattgcttttgaattgtggttcaacagaatcattttaaaaaacaaactaatgaaactggcctggacaaaaatgatggtacccctagaaaagatgtaaaataattgaccatagggacatattaaactaaggtgtgtcctgtaaatagcatctttaacggaagggtaccaacaattttgtccacgtctgtatatatatatatacacatatacatatatatatgtatatgtatatgtgtatatatatacacatatacatatatatatatatgtgtatatatatacacatatacatatacatatatgtgtatatatatacatatacatatacatatacatatatatatacatatatatatgtatatatatatatatttattgggatcatttatttatatatatatatatacatacatacatatacatatatatatatacatacatacatacatatatacatatatatatatatacatacatacatacatacatatatatatatacatacatacatacatacatatatatatatatacatatacatacatacatacatacatacatacatacatacatacatatatatatatatatacatacatacatacatacacttaTGTATACACACATTTACTTTAGTGGTAATTACACCACTATTTTTGCATCACAGTGTGTGCTTCTTCATTGACAggtacttttattgtgaaatctgCAACCGGATATCCGTGTTTCCTCCGGTTAGCTGCTGGCTTGTCGTTGGCTTCTTTAACTGCTGCACAACCTGTTTGTTGATCGCTTCTCTGTGTGGCTAATTAAACACCCAGACTACTTTATTACAATAAGCCGGGTTCATTTCTCAGGGGAGGCTTTAAAGTAGCCGTCGCACAGGAAGGAAGAGCTATCTGTCTGACAGCAGACACCAACATTAAGGACTATGTTATTGTATTTAAACTGCTTTTTCTAATGTAGCTTGTGAGCTAGCTGCGTCGCCTTACAGTGTACACACAGACGTTTTATTGTTCCTGAAACAGCCTCTGTATGTCATCGCAAGTGTTAAGTATATATCTATAAGGCGAGTCAGGAATAATCCTCACCTCCACCGGGGCTAACTCCCGGTAACCGAGCGATTAATGGCCGGAAATCCGAGGAGGGGCGCCGGTCTGATCGGCTTGATGAAGGACGCCTTTCAGCCCCACCAGCAGCCTCTCCAGCCTCACCAACCTGCAGTGGTCGATAAGAAAATGGTGGAGAAATGCTGGAAACTCATGGATAAGGTACTGACACTGGGTGTTTGCATTTAGGGTACTAAAGATTACACTAAAAATGGAAGTGAGAATGAGTCACTTGACTTCTCAGTAGCTCTACATGAGAAAAATACTTACTTCCccttattttcatcatcatgaTGGGCAAACAACTGTCTTCTTATTAACCTTATTAACCTGAGTACTTAACTTGGGTATTAACCCCTCTGAGACACACAATAGACCAATTATTGTCTCTTTTTatggggtctttagggggagataacaTCACCTGTACATCACCTGTACATCACCTGTACATCACCTGAAAGCTGGGTACCTGAAGatgaatttgagatgcagctctgtgtgtcaagttcttctagttCTTCAGATCATACCCATTTATATTACTGTTATTTAGAGGAACTTTAAGAtatgtttcttattttttggcttttattgctataatcctatttatatagttttgacttaactaattattggttgtctgttgtatgtatggatgtatggactGGGAATGCTACAAATTAATTGCCcccttggggataaataaagttgtctgaactgaactgaactagtcataaatcagaaataaacattaattcattatttaaaatgtataagggtttaaaacattatgatagaagtacagtatatgatgtccatccccatgctctatcgTCTCATCAGtcagttgttgcagcaatttttgcgttgataccatttgttacacagatttggtgctaaatttaaagttttttaatcattattttattgccaatgagtgaacaggttgtaatctAACCTGGAAACTCACGAATAAGGTACTAAAAaggttaaaaacacacaaaaattgAACTGAGAATGAGTCACTTGACCTTTCAGTGTCTACGTCAGAAAAATAATCACTCTTACTTCCtcttattttcatcatcatgaTGGGCAAACAACTGTCTTCTTATTAACCTTATTAACCTGAGTACTTAACTTGTGTATTAacccctctgagacccacaatagtccaattattgtctttttttatggggtctttagggggagataacaTCACCTGTACATCACCTGTACATCACCTGAAAGCTGGGTACCTGAAGatgaatttgagatgcagctctgtGTGTCTAGTTTTTCTAGTTCTTCAGATCATACCCATTTATATTAGTGTTATTTAGAGGAACTTTAAGAtatgtttcttattttttgGCTTTTATTGCTATAATCCTATTTATATAGTTTTGACTTAACTCattattggttgtctgttgtatgtatggatgtatggactGGGGATGCTACAAATTAATTGCCcccttggggataaataaagttgtctgaactgaactgaactagtcataaatcagaaataaacattaattcattatttaaaatgtataagggtttaaaacattatgatagaagtacagtatatgatgtccatccccatgctctatcgTCTCATCAGtcagttgttgcagcaatttttgcgttgataccatttgttacacagatttggtgctaaatttaaagttttttaatcattattttattgccaatgagtgaacaggttgtaatctAACCTGGAAACTCATGAATAAGGTACTAACTGTACTaagcacattaaaaacacacaaaaattgAACTGAGAATGAGTCACTTGACCTTTCAGTGTCTACATCAGAAAAATACTCACTCTTACTTCCtcttattttcatcatcatgaTGGGCAAACAACTGTCTTCTTATTAACCTTATTAACCTGAGTACTTAACTTGTGtgttattaaccctctgagacccacaataaaccagttattgtctgtttttagggggtctttagggggagatagcaggtcaacatagaagtggtgtacatcacctGGAAGCTGGgtacctgaagattaatttgagatgctcagctcaagttcttctagtcataaatcagaaataaacatgaattaattatttaaaatgtgttgtaaaagtgtatagAACATTATggtagaagtatatgatgtccatccccatgctccATCATGTCTCatcagttgttgcagcaatttttgcgctgacaccatttgttacaca
This window harbors:
- the alkbh4 gene encoding alpha-ketoglutarate-dependent dioxygenase alkB homolog 4, yielding MMIQDGMMAPDSTDLVTSCACKGIRRCLKCEISKGKEELEANEPKIVHHFLYDPETRLAIRQDAEEAASFPFPGVFLREDFISEEEEKQLISTMDQDVWNESQSGRRKQDFGPKVNFKRRKVRFGGFSGLPALSQKLVLRMQQEPSLADFQPVEQCNLDYHPQRGSAIDPHLDDAWLWGERLVTINMLSNTTLTMSLEQGLPELGLAEEVHVAVRLPRRSLVVLYGEARHRWKHAIHRDNIQERRVCSTYRELSAEFLPGGQQTELGAQLLNISLSFQGTPI